The DNA segment agaaagaaaatgtccACAAAACTCACCTTTATGCATGCACCATGCTTTCGATGGCATATACAACAAATGTCAACCCCCCTTGAAGCCTTCTCCTGATATTCCATTTCCATATAAATTTAAGTAAGATCTATTAAACTCTCAAATTAGCAATTATCTAATGCCTTATCATGCATACATACCATTCCTTCTACAGGATTTACTTGTCCCCTTCTGAACGTTGACTCAAGAACCCACTACAAAATAGTAGGAAAAGTTCACTTCATCTCATTTGATTGAATAAGAGAAGAAATGTTAATGACCAAGGGGTAAGGAAAAATCACCTCAGCACAGAAAGCATGTACCCACTGGCCATCCACAGATTTCCTAAAAGCACCGGTAGTACCACCACATAAACCACAATGAGCAGCAGGATAAGATATCTCCCAAAAATTTAGAGATGTAGCTTCGGAGGATCTTGATGAGAACAATTCTTCACATAATTCACAACACCAAGGACCCAAAGGTTCCTTAACACTGCAATAGCAATCCAAGTGAACAGCAACCTGTAAGCAGAAGAACTAACTCAAAAACCCTAACAGATGAAGAGAATTTCCATTTAGGAAAGAAAAAATAATGGTTCCAAGCTAGAAAACCTTGCATCCAGAACAGACGAAAATAGGATTTAGTAATGTCTCAGACCGTCTGCAGATGTCACATGACCTAGGATGTTCTTTAGAAAAATCTGACACCGACTGAACAATATCAGAGTACTTCCCAGATGAAATTCGTGGAACAGCATCCCAAGCATCTTTTGATCTTTGTTGCAAGCTAATGCCAGCTCTCCCAGCACAAGCATTCAACTTCAATATATTCTACAAaggtaaataaagtaaaatagcATGCTTATCTGGAGGTATGAGAAAATTTCATAGAAAGAAAAAAGATCATGAGAATAACCTCTTGCTGACTAGAATCTTCACCATCTTTCCTTGATAGTGAATTTCTGGAAGAAGCAGCTGCAGCAGCAGTTGCAGCAGCCAATACAGCTTGTGCCTCCTTATGCCTTCTCTCTTTACGGCCCTGCTTCTTTGCTTCTCTTATATCATAAAGATATTGATTTGCAAGCACAGCATCCCATCTTTGTTCCCTTGCAGCTTCAACCTCAACCGGTAGACTTTTAGCAACTCTAGAAACCAGATTATCTGCAAGGAGAACATCGTACAAAATACACGTTCTATTGTTATAAATCAGCGTGAAACAGCACAAACATACACACAAAAGAACACTAGTGGAAAATTTGAATACCTGTAACACAATTTCTAGCAATTATGTTGTGCATTAATCTATCCTGATAATATATAATTTCCCCTTCCACTTCATCCTTCGGAGACAATTTGAGAGATCTCAATTTCCTAGccttaataaaaaaatctaaatcatCAGGTGTACAACTCTTCTCATTGCACTTGGGATGTTCACTTTCATGACTAGAATGAACACTGTCGGTAGAAGCTGCCACCAAGCAAGAGCAATCTCTCTCCCTTTTACCTGGCAAAGTGCAGCTAGTCAGACCTGAGTCGTGTCCAAAACAACTAgcacaaagaaagaagaaactgCTGACTAACTAATGACACGAAACTTACCATCCAACTCATTTAATGTGTTCATTCCGTCTTCAAACTTGCCTACTctgttgttacaaataaatttatCGTGCATCTGAAGAAATTTCTTGCGTATATAGGGGTggatataaaaattagaaaactcTTCACTTCTGCAATACAAAATTATCAAAGAATGAGAAAATATCTcatcaaaatagaagaaaagctCCTGTAAACAATAAACAAACATCAATTCAATTAAGAGAGAGACCTATAGACTATAGATTTAACAAATGTCTTTTCACAAAGCTTACATGAGATTCACAATTGGGAAAATGGAACTTTCTTGTTCTGAAGTTGCTACTGTAATCTTCTCAGgagttgctgccatctctgatcGACTCCTTTCAGAGAAGCCATCATTTGAGAGATCAGGTGAATTTCCtgttaaatcataaaattttaagttacagATGCAAACTATATCAAAATCATTAGAGACAAGAAATTATTTGATACACTATGCCCATTAACAGAAAACAACATAATAACAGAAACTTTGGGGCAAAAAGAAGAGGAGATGCCGGCAAAGGTATTTCATATTGTACAAACAATCCTTTGACCATATTGCCTAATTATAATTGCCCCACATTTCTGAAAACATGAACTTGTTTCACCTTCAGGCAAATGTCAAATATTACTTTCTAATTTCAGGAGGTAAACgactatttttaaaacaaattaaggGAGAAACTAGAAAGTGTATAGTCTTACAAAATCCTTGGGAGGATATTTGTAAACATGCAAGAACAAATGCTAAGACTATAAAAAATGCTAAGATCTAGCCTTAATGTTAGTTATTACAAGAACGTTTTGTAATTTATCCTTCCAAAGTGATGTCAGAGTCATACTTCAACTAAAAGTTAGGACTATAAGAAATGCTAAGATCTAGCCTTAATGTTAGTTATCTAACAAGTCATTGACTTACCAGCCTTAACATGTGAATCTGTTCTGCATAACGCATGAACACCAGGACAATAATAACAATGGTCTATTTACACTGACCATGGCATATGAAGCCAACAGTGTAACAATCAGCTCAAACAAATCACCAAGAAAGAAATTTACAAGGGAAGCCATATATCTAGAATAAAGCAGCATGGCAACCAAAATAAAATCTGAACATACCAGATCAAGAAAATCAGAACCCGAAACAGTACAGCAAAAAGTACAAAACCAAGCATTTCACAGACAAATAAGTACAAATCTAGAAAATAGACATTCATCTGCCTAGCTTTTGGCAACATATACAGAAGTAAATATTTCATAAAGCAAGCTAATAATTCTTTACTTCAACATAAAAATCAGAAGCATGTAAATCCACTTTGACTGACATGacgtaaaagaaaaaggaaaactttTGGCCACTATAAACAGCTTAGACACATAAACTCTCTCTCTTGGAACTCATCATGAACTTTAGCAGCAAAAGCaccgaaaaaggaaaaagaaaattaatcaattttcctACAAGTATGTTCCTTGCAAACCAAAAATTTGAAAGACAAGCCCCCTGGAATTAAAatagaaagaatgaaagaacaaCTGCAAGCGTATACATGAAAAGAATTGAAATATCAAAATACCAGCACTTAGAACGAGTGCATTACTTAACCCACAAATGTGAACCAGATCAAGAATATGATTTTGACAAAGGGTATTACATACATAAcagaaaataattcaaaaaaaagtacCTTCAGATGCAGGCAAATGCCTGTCTGAGGAGTCCAGGGAATCATCAGGCTTTGCTGAATTCTacacaaatgaaaaaaaaaatacccacttaagcaaaagaaaacaaaaggtaAGAGGGGAACTAAATAAAGAAAgggcataaaataaaataaaacctataaAAGCAGATATAAAAGGAACACATGACTAGATAAAGGCGCATAAGCATACTATTTCCAAAGCCGTTTCTTCTATAAAACCTTGAGACATTGAAAGAAGAAATCAGTGCGAAATTAAAGCACTTGGGCACTATCTTAAACATTTCAAGTTCTTTTTTGCACTTTTTGATTCATTAAAGGAAACAAAGTGCACATCATAATTACATGAACACatcttaaaaggaaaaaaaacagttgtaataaaaagaaaaaataagcaTCAGCTTCCCTTAAGATGAAGTAAAACATAAAATCTTCTCAAAGTATATCCTCTGTAATTCACCATTCAATGTTCATATTAATATAATAGATTAAATTAATAGTTTTATACATCACAAGGAAACTCTTCACTTTCACAACTATTGCACCTTAACAGGTGGGGCAGGCCAACTCTCTCTAAAACTCAAATTGATGGACAAAAAGGAATCACAGGGAGCAGAATAGATTTGTAAGCAGGAATGTATCTACTCAAAAACAGCACCAGCAAGCAACTTTCTAGAATCATACTATAAACTACAACTACAATGTCCATCCATACAATGGAATACACAATTAGGACGAATTTGATTGGGGATAAAGGGAATATCTAAACACTAAACAAATTCTAAGTCAAAGCAATTGGAAGAGAAGGGGCTCAAAGTTACAAGGGGAGGAGCTAAAATAAACCAGACGACTAAAACAAAAACCAAGTATCCCTTGTGCACCCTCATCTAAACCAACTCCATAAAACTcatcccccccccccaaaaaaaaaaaacctccaaacaaacaaacaaaaaaaagagaaaggatgcATAAACATAAAGCAATATGCACAAAAGTTGTTTGAAGTATAATCAATGTCAATGACTAAAAGTATCTAGTTAAATGGAAACAGCCCAACAGCACAGAAAATGGGCTCTAAAAGAAAAAAGCACCTGAAATGCTACTAGTCAGCAACCAATGTACATAATAAATGAGGAAAAGATACCAATCATGAAGAAAAACCCATGGAATTAATACAACCAGCAATTATTatcaacaaaaagaaaacataagATGTAAATGTTGGTTCAAAGACAATTCTACAGTATAATCAATTAAAAGGATTAAAAGTTAACTTGTCAAAAGACCTTGAAGctaatattaaaaattgatatcTAACCTTTCCAATGGCATCGAGAATGGATGCTTCACTTAAATCATATAATTCTTCCTTGGCAAGGCTATCAACCATAACTTTATCCATCACTAAACCATTGTCATTAATAATTTCATCTGATGAGCATATTACTTCATTATCCCTCAAAATCCTCGCATTGCTCTTGGTTCTTCTCCGAGGAGGCACAGACTTAACAGCAACAGGATTTGTTATATCAGACATAAAGTCCATTATATTGTCATAACCATCAGTTGCTCCAGTCTCATCCTTGGATGACATCAAAGGCTTTATcttaacttttaactttttgGGGGAAGAGCCCATATAAGCATGATTTTTGAGCCATTTCATTAATTTGCCTTGCAAGTCGGGTGCCAAGCTATCACCCTGAAGAAAGAAAGACCAAAAGTAacattaaagaaaattaaaggaAGATAAAAGCACAAAATGATAGCTAAAACTGATTTCCAAAAACAATTTGGGTATAAAGAAGCACATGATTGTAGGTATTACATCTAATGAAGCACTCAAAGAGTCATCCGAGAGTCCAACCTCCAATGCTAAATCTTTTACATTGACTTTTCCTTGGGCAATCAGCTGCATAAATTGTAGATTGTGATTCAAATAATAATCTGTGGCTTTCCAAACATTGAGAAAAAACCTACAAATCCTTTGCGTACTGGACTAGATACCTTCTTCAAAACCAGTGCAAAATTATGGGGGTCAGACGGGTCATGATCATTTATATTGCTCCTCTCCAGCAGCCCCATATCAACAAGCTGCTGCAAGTCACCGTATTCTGACAAAACTCGGGCATCTAATCTGGTATCAAAGAAGCCTATCTCTTGCAATTCACCATCACCAGATTTATCAGAGTTGTCATCTGGATCATGTATGTCCACTGTAATTTTGTCTTCATCTTTATggccaatttttaaattttgagatttttccgTAGATGTTGGAGAGAACTGGTTGGCTATAGAAAAGTCATTAGCGGCTGCACAAAGTTCTCCAAGCTGTGGGGAACTGCTGTTATTCCGGATTTCTGAATGCTTAGAACAAAATGCCCGCATCTCGATCTGTAAAAACACTAAGAATAGCTGAAGATTTATGATGAGAAAACCTAAAATAAGAGCAAAGCAACTACTAATCAATAATAGCAAAACAACTCCATAAAAAAGAacggaaaaaaaaagaattacatTATCACACCCGTATCTTGCCCAAACTTCCATTCTATGCCCGGCTTCTCTTGCACATAGAGGATGGAATGAGTTTCTGCAAGTGCCTGAAAAAAACACCCAAAAAAAGCATCCATCACAAGTCGAAGCATTATATACATGTTCAAAATAGAGGATTAATAAACAACAGAAAACAAACATGCAAGGACAGAAAATATTTCAGCCTTAAAGTGGCACACTAATTAAGTTAGCAAAAATTGTTCAATTGCAGCTAGGTGCCCAACATCATGAAAGATAAAATGTACATGATTGTTTACTTCAagatcattttagttttttctcaGAACTGCATTATTTGATAAACCATTAGCTATGCTGCGGGCTACATACATAATTAGtataacaaaacaaaaagaaaaacagataTTAAGGACATGGGAGGTAAATATACCATGTAAATCTAATGTTTAAATGACACATAATAACGTAAAAACACATTGCAATCCTGAAAAGCATAAGCATGCTTTCCTTCAGGGAGTTCTAGCAGCAGCTCTACAATAAGGAAAATTAATCCGTTACCTCAGTACAGTCCCTTTGAAACTCAGAAGCATCAGTTTCAGCTTCCAAcagaaaacaaaaatataatgattGGACTCAAACCAGAATGAGGGAATTTATCAACATACTACTCACCCTTCAGTTCCTAAAATCCCTGACAACAGTTATTATACCCCAGAGAAAAGCAACTGTTAACGGGAATTCAAGGCACCAAAGCAGATTTCAGGGGCAAGAAACCACAAACAATGGTGGAAGTTATGAGATCACAAACATTACACTTCCTAACTAGCTCAGGGTCGTGTATAGATATGGTGATACCCTTCCGATCCCGTGTAAACAAACCAAAAGATCTTCAGCAAAAACCCCCAAAATGTCAGCATAAGCAGTTCCTAAGGGTATGTATGTGTCTGAAATGTCAACTATTTGGAATCCCGGATAGAGTGATATGGTTATAAAGGATCTGCAATGAGGACACAGGCAGAAGCAGAGGAATTCATCCAAATTATCTTACCTTTCcattatttgacatttttatgaaAGGAACATGTATTATTAATGTTTTGGTTCTGAGTATTTGAAAGAAAGTAAAATCCTACAAATAATCAAGCAGCTTGTTGGCCAATAAAAGTAGATAAACTGATTCCCAAGTATCCTAACTGAtctaaaatatgtaaaaaatgaaacaaaataaaccaaaccagcaaaagaaaaagacaaagtaGTTGACCAAAGAAACAAGGTGAAAGTAGTTGCATGATTGAACTTTCAACTTTTAACTcaactttcaaatattttatctATTGTTTCTTTTTAACATTCGAATTTTCTCCAATCCTCATCATGTTTGTTTCATTCTCTTCTTGCATCTTTCTTCCTCATATGTCCAAGGCGGAATGCCAAATTACATTGCTTCCTTCTTCATGGTACTCTCAAAAACTACTCAAACCAAAAAATACTTTACTGGAAGAAGGGAAGAGTTACAAAATTAACAATGGAAGATAATACCCAAAGAAGTTGGTGAATATTTTCCATCAAACATCCTACTTCTAGAAGCTCCATTCCAAGTAATTCACGTTATTAAGAGAATAAATTCTGCAATTGCACATCCAATAAGTGGCTTATCTGTTACCCCACATTCAAAACACAAAAAGGAACGCAAACTTTCTATAAATAAGGATTCCAGAAACAGCGATTCTAATCAATCTTTACCAAATTCTATACCACATGGATGTAAACAATAAACCAAAAGCTGCCAAGAACCATGGAAAGCCAGAAAGCTGGATATTTAAATACCACAGCTACTAAAAAAGTCTCGCACCACAAAGCCTTAAGTTACCATTTTTCTTGTTTGTAAGCAAAACATTACAACCTCAAAATTAAACATCTAGCCTCACACCCACTCTTTTTATGAGAAATATCTAAGTTTATGTTCCAACTGCCACTGATAATATTCCTGACAATGAAAAAGCAACAAAATGTTGTAGACAACTATATCTTCTCCCTAGCAGAAATTCATCATGCAGATACTTAGATACAATTAAATGATGAGACTATTTCATAACTGTGGGAGAAATTGCTGCATCAAAATATGGAACCGGAAGAAGTCGCCAGGGGATGAAAAAGTGAGATCAATCTAGCACAAAAGGCAGCAAAGCAATCATTCACCCTTAACAGAAAGGGCAAATGTTTTAGATAGGCTCTTTAATTTGAATCATCCAACTTACTGTGTTTCAAACACACTATGTCAATTTCTGTTAAAATATGGGAAAAGAGAGCGTGTGGAAATTATTTGTATAAACAGTAAATAAAGGAAACAAAGACATTTTCTAATAACAAGAATCATCTACTTAGGTGATACCATGGAAAaaaaattcttcttttatttaaGCCATCATGCTTGATAGGAAGCACTTCAAAGAACATGTTTTACAATTGCAAATGTCTATACTAATGGATGTCAAAAGTAACCAAAGATTTGAATAAAAGGACGTTCTCCTTGTGCACCAACCAGAAAAAGAGAAGCAAGGTGATCTAAAAGAAAAGGTAGCAACAAACATACCATGACTGCATGGGACACAAGCACCATGCTTCACCCTGCATACATTACAGACTAATTTCTTTCTAGTTTCCTTTACTTCTCCCACATTAATAATTGGTTCCATCTTTGTCAAGTCTTCTACATAAACCTCAGGCATCCAGATCGAACAAAACATGTGAGCAAATTCCATAGACCCACTATTTTCATCACTCTTTTGGATGGGCTTTAAAGCACCGCCCTGCTTTGGACAAAGTGTACAGGGTTTCCCGGCATCATTGCTATCATTTTTCTGTTTACACCAAGAACATAACCAAGAACTATCAACGTCATTTTGGACACCATAACACTTTTGATGAACAGCAACCTTACAAGAACAGCAAACAACCAATCTGTTCGATTCTTTTCTGGTATCATCAGTGCAACAAAAATGACATAAAGATGAATTCCCATCACATTGACACGCGACTAATACCTTCTTCAGCCCGTCATCATCTCCAAGGAGCTTCCTCTTCTTAGAAGGCCGCTCTGATGTCAATCTCCTACTCCTAGACCCTAAAAGCCAGCCTAAGCCACTAGATGAATCTGAAACAGAACATCCTCTTTCTTCCTTTAGTGAAAACTGAGCTTGCGTTTCCACACTATCAATTTCCATTAACTGCTCAGCCTCCTCCTCGACCACcaccttctcctcttcttttccaACACCGCCATTTTCATTCCTAACATTTAAATGCTCTCCACAACTCACGCTTGCCTTCTCGCGCACGTCAGCATCCAAATTCCAATTCACCCTCGGCTCATCGCCAACATACGGAATAATAAAACACTTCTTCCTAGCAGCTAAAGAGCTAGACGGTGTAATCTTAAACAAAGCGTCAATATCCTGTAATGCCAAGTCCCTAAAATACTCTTTTGTTTCAACCCAAATGCTTCCACCTTGcttcttttccttttgtttcgAAGACTTCTTGTCCGCTCCAGAATGCGACTTCTTATGCTTCTTCCTACTATCAGCCTGCTTTAACAAACTTGCCAATCCACTAGGCAGCGTAGGCACACTCAACTCGGAAATGGAGCCACCTTCAGGTATATCAAAAGGGGAACGTTCAGAAAGAACTTTACCTGCCTGAGAAAAGAAATCGACACCGACATCATCAAATGACAATCGCTTCAACGCATTCTCAGGTTTCCACGCCGGACTCCGACCGGAAACACTAGAAATTGGGCGGCAAGGCCTCTCCTCAGTGCCGCAACCTCCGTCCGCACTCCTACCCATCATCTTCTTATGCCAGTGGCATAGGGCTCCCCAAATCCCCAACGCGCCCTTCGCATCCCATAACCGTCGAACCGTAGTCCTATCCTAAACCCTAATCTTAACCCTATCTCCGCCCCCTCGTAAAcacaaaaccctaaccctaaaaatcAAGCTACACTACCAGTCTTTTGCATGCAAAAGAGACAGAAGAACCAAAAAAAGGAGAGTAAATAAAGAGTAGGTTTTCAGTATATTGTGGTTCAGCTTTCAGATCCGTTTCAAAGTGTGCGTTGTTCTTCGTTTCTTTTTGGGAACTTTGGAAGAGAgcgaaatagaaatagaaatagaaataggaAGATAAGGAAATGTtattatagtaataaataataagaGAGAGATTCGCGTTTTATGCGGGCAAGGAGGAGAGGACGGTTCGTTTTAAGTGGGGTTTAGATAGGATGTGGCTGACGCAATACATATTTTCGTGTACTCACCTGATTGTACCACGTGGCATGTGGATATTGGTTTGAAACGATGAGATACAGCCCCCTTGCGTGTGTGTAGATATTATTATCTGGcctctatttctttttgtttttctagtCAGCGCTGACGTGTTTTCCAGCTTTGGAAAAATTCTAAGGTATCCTACGTGTAGATGGATTCAacacaaaaattattaaattagttttaaacCGATGCAccaaaatatgtttttattaattaaattcaagaGTAACGTttttatttggttaaaatatgtcataagtccctatattctttacaaattttaaatttaatccctatattttttttagaaatttaatctctcgatttttcaattttcaattcagttCAATTATTAATACtgctaatttttctaaatttattgttatgatattttgaaataaaaaattactcaCATGATAGCAATGTAACTAAAAGAATAAAGttgtaataaacttgaatttaggcaaaaataatttgaatgatattaacaattggacctgaatttcgaaatatgaaaagtagagaaactaaattcttaaaaataaaagtataaagactaaatttgttattttaagcTTTCCATTTTtgtgtatttgaaatattttagtttatgtgatttataataaattaaaaactaagtattaaacaatttataatatattaaataaagtgTTAGAATGAACTCGGTGTAAAAATAAACTATAATTGAAACATAGAAATAGGAGAAAGAAGATGCAGAATTCAAGCATAGAACAAAGATAATAATGTGTGTAATAAGCCAATTTTGGCCTGGACCCGAAAAAATAACAACCGAAGCCAAAGGATGCAATCAGTCGAAAACAAGTcaaaaagggccaaattgaaagacaatcatTAAATTGTGGCTAAATCAGAAAGATAGAGAAAGCCAAGGGATTATCAAATTTTGTTGAGTTGGTAAAAGgctaaaaatagaaatatattatttttattttattttattttattattaaattaattagcttATTTTTAGTAAACCTCATGTATATAAATAGAGGTATTTTGTTTTTTGAAAGGAGGAGGAATTACTTTTGGAGGACTTTTGGTATTCCTACTTCAATTTGGAGTTGGATTATTCACTCTTTTCCTATGTTCattagaattgaattattttcttttctctttcaattacgtgggaattttgtccatttcatttcaatttttttatttttctaaattcgtCCAATTGCTTATAGCCCTtctgtttttattt comes from the Gossypium hirsutum isolate 1008001.06 chromosome A06, Gossypium_hirsutum_v2.1, whole genome shotgun sequence genome and includes:
- the LOC107962480 gene encoding uncharacterized protein isoform X2 translates to MMGRSADGGCGTEERPCRPISSVSGRSPAWKPENALKRLSFDDVGVDFFSQAGKVLSERSPFDIPEGGSISELSVPTLPSGLASLLKQADSRKKHKKSHSGADKKSSKQKEKKQGGSIWVETKEYFRDLALQDIDALFKITPSSSLAARKKCFIIPYVGDEPRVNWNLDADVREKASVSCGEHLNVRNENGGVGKEEEKVVVEEEAEQLMEIDSVETQAQFSLKEERGCSVSDSSSGLGWLLGSRSRRLTSERPSKKRKLLGDDDGLKKVLVACQCDGNSSLCHFCCTDDTRKESNRLVVCCSCKVAVHQKCYGVQNDVDSSWLCSWCKQKNDSNDAGKPCTLCPKQGGALKPIQKSDENSGSMEFAHMFCSIWMPEVYVEDLTKMEPIINVGEVKETRKKLVCNVCRVKHGACVPCSHGTCRNSFHPLCAREAGHRMEVWARYGCDNIEMRAFCSKHSEIRNNSSSPQLGELCAAANDFSIANQFSPTSTEKSQNLKIGHKDEDKITVDIHDPDDNSDKSGDGELQEIGFFDTRLDARVLSEYGDLQQLVDMGLLERSNINDHDPSDPHNFALVLKKLIAQGKVNVKDLALEVGLSDDSLSASLDGDSLAPDLQGKLMKWLKNHAYMGSSPKKLKVKIKPLMSSKDETGATDGYDNIMDFMSDITNPVAVKSVPPRRRTKSNARILRDNEVICSSDEIINDNGLVMDKVMVDSLAKEELYDLSEASILDAIGKNSAKPDDSLDSSDRHLPASEGNSPDLSNDGFSERSRSEMAATPEKITVATSEQESSIFPIVNLISEEFSNFYIHPYIRKKFLQMHDKFICNNRVGKFEDGMNTLNELDGKRERDCSCLVAASTDSVHSSHESEHPKCNEKSCTPDDLDFFIKARKLRSLKLSPKDEVEGEIIYYQDRLMHNIIARNCVTDNLVSRVAKSLPVEVEAAREQRWDAVLANQYLYDIREAKKQGRKERRHKEAQAVLAAATAAAAASSRNSLSRKDGEDSSQQENILKLNACAGRAGISLQQRSKDAWDAVPRISSGKYSDIVQSVSDFSKEHPRSCDICRRSETLLNPIFVCSGCKVAVHLDCYCSVKEPLGPWCCELCEELFSSRSSEATSLNFWEISYPAAHCGLCGGTTGAFRKSVDGQWVHAFCAEWVLESTFRRGQVNPVEGMEKASRGVDICCICHRKHGACIKCSYNHCQTTFHPSCARSAGFCMNVMLAGGKFQRNAFCEKHSVEQRAKAETQKHGVEELKNMKQIRVKLERLRLLCDRIIKREKLKRELVVCSHEILARKRDHVTRSLLFHSPFHPDVSLESATTSLKGHTDGYRSCSESMRSDDITVDSTLSVKHQIKIPVSVENDQRTDDSSTSQSPFVPKPMDRVRFSGKQIPQRYSLASRNSLDNAERNLKLRKPIETFEKELVMTSDEASMKNSRLPKGYCYVPVDCLPKEKQHAQDACSDGQLEHNG
- the LOC107962480 gene encoding uncharacterized protein isoform X3 — translated: MMGRSADGGCGTEERPCRPISSVSGRSPAWKPENALKRLSFDDVGVDFFSQAGKVLSERSPFDIPEGGSISELSVPTLPSGLASLLKQADSRKKHKKSHSGADKKSSKQKEKKQGGSIWVETKEYFRDLALQDIDALFKITPSSSLAARKKCFIIPYVGDEPRVNWNLDADVREKASVSCGEHLNVRNENGGVGKEEEKVVVEEEAEQLMEIDSVETQAQFSLKEERGCSVSDSSSGLGWLLGSRSRRLTSERPSKKRKLLGDDDGLKKVLVACQCDGNSSLCHFCCTDDTRKESNRLVVCCSCKVAVHQKCYGVQNDVDSSWLCSWCKQKNDSNDAGKPCTLCPKQGGALKPIQKSDENSGSMEFAHMFCSIWMPEVYVEDLTKMEPIINVGEVKETRKKLVCNVCRVKHGACVPCSHGTCRNSFHPLCAREAGHRMEVWARYGCDNLFLVFLQIEMRAFCSKHSEIRNNSSSPQLGELCAAANDFSIANQFSPTSTEKSQNLKIGHKDEDKITVDIHDPDDNSDKSGDGELQEIGFFDTRLDARVLSEYGDLQQLVDMGLLERSNINDHDPSDPHNFALVLKKLIAQGKVNVKDLALEGDSLAPDLQGKLMKWLKNHAYMGSSPKKLKVKIKPLMSSKDETGATDGYDNIMDFMSDITNPVAVKSVPPRRRTKSNARILRDNEVICSSDEIINDNGLVMDKVMVDSLAKEELYDLSEASILDAIGKNSAKPDDSLDSSDRHLPASEGNSPDLSNDGFSERSRSEMAATPEKITVATSEQESSIFPIVNLISEEFSNFYIHPYIRKKFLQMHDKFICNNRVGKFEDGMNTLNELDGKRERDCSCLVAASTDSVHSSHESEHPKCNEKSCTPDDLDFFIKARKLRSLKLSPKDEVEGEIIYYQDRLMHNIIARNCVTDNLVSRVAKSLPVEVEAAREQRWDAVLANQYLYDIREAKKQGRKERRHKEAQAVLAAATAAAAASSRNSLSRKDGEDSSQQENILKLNACAGRAGISLQQRSKDAWDAVPRISSGKYSDIVQSVSDFSKEHPRSCDICRRSETLLNPIFVCSGCKVAVHLDCYCSVKEPLGPWCCELCEELFSSRSSEATSLNFWEISYPAAHCGLCGGTTGAFRKSVDGQWVHAFCAEWVLESTFRRGQVNPVEGMEKASRGVDICCICHRKHGACIKCSYNHCQTTFHPSCARSAGFCMNVMLAGGKFQRNAFCEKHSVEQRAKAETQKHGVEELKNMKQIRVKLERLRLLCDRIIKREKLKRELVVCSHEILARKRDHVTRSLLFHSPFHPDVSLESATTSLKGHTDGYRSCSESMRSDDITVDSTLSVKHQIKIPVSVENDQRTDDSSTSQSPFVPKPMDRVRFSGKQIPQRYSLASRNSLDNAERNLKLRKPIETFEKELVMTSDEASMKNSRLPKGYCYVPVDCLPKEKQHAQDACSDGQLEHNG